The Triticum aestivum cultivar Chinese Spring chromosome 7B, IWGSC CS RefSeq v2.1, whole genome shotgun sequence genome window below encodes:
- the LOC123159212 gene encoding uncharacterized protein (The sequence of the model RefSeq protein was modified relative to this genomic sequence to represent the inferred CDS: added 44 bases not found in genome assembly), which produces MLKFLDVNAHLHPTQAKILFELACGKTGSRSVMCVSLIEDGHPSSSWFMGLRSVRIYVNLCLIGPVHIDMEEAQRFIASFCGLALRGRPKQTSTCSSCCTVKSVSQMLFMTPTDRLMSALMENITRYILKDVLRLAPGLEVLKFTTIPHNFDLISRMSIEE; this is translated from the exons GGCCAAAATACTATTTGAG CTTGCTTGTGGAAAAACTGGTTCTCGTTCAGTTATGTGTGTCAGTCTGATAGAAGATGGACACCCCTCTTCAAGTTGGTTTATGGGCTTGCGGAGTGTGAGAA TTTACGTAAATCTCTGCCTTATAGGGCCGGTTCATATTGACATGGAGGAGGCACAGAGGTTTATTGCTTCTTTTTGTGGGCTGGCCTTGAGGGGGAGACCAAAGCAAACATCAACATGTTCAAG CTGCTGCACAGTAAAAAGTGTCTCGCAGATGCTCTTTATGACACCAACTGACAGATTAATGAGTGCACTCATGGAGAACATAACAAG GTACATACTGAAGGATGTTCTGAGGCTAGCACCTGGTTTAGAAGTTTTGAAATTCACAACAATACCTCATAATTTTGATTTGATATCCAGAATGTCAATTGAAGAATGA